The following proteins are encoded in a genomic region of Glycine max cultivar Williams 82 chromosome 18, Glycine_max_v4.0, whole genome shotgun sequence:
- the LOC102667016 gene encoding uncharacterized protein, translating to MPLYTKFLKDLLTKNGKYINNGSIVVEGNCSVVILKLPPKFKDPRSVTIPCFIGNVSIGKTFIDLGASINLMPLSMCRRIGNLKINPTRMTLQLVDCSITRPFEVVEDVLVKVHHFTFQVDFVIMDIEEDAEIPLILGRPFMLTTKCVVDMGNGNLEMSMND from the coding sequence ATGCCATTATACACCAAATTCCTAAAGGACCTTCTCACTAAAAATGGAAAGTACATCAACAACGGGAGCATAGTAGTAGAGGGCAATTGCAGTGTAGTGATCCTGAAGCTACCACCCAAGTTCAAAGATCCAAGAAGTGTGACCATCCCATGCTTTATTGGGAATGTGTCCATAGGGAAGACTTTCATTGACTTAGGAGCAAGCATCAACTTGATGCCTCTTTCCATGTGTCGAAGAATCGGGAACCTGAAGATCAATCCTACGAGGATGACACTCCAACTAGTAGATTGTTCTATCACAAGACCGTTCGAGGTGGTTGAAGATGTCCTGGTCAAAGTCCACCACTTCACCTTTCAAGTGGACTTTGTAATCATGGACATTGAAGAAGATGCTGAGATCCCCTTGATTCTGGGGCGACCATTCATGCTCACTACAAAATGTGTGGTGGACATGGGAAATGGTAACTTAGAGATGAGCATGAATGATTAG
- the LOC100806084 gene encoding Mediator of RNA polymerase II transcription subunit 10b-like — translation MDSSQSAALGGNGGSGGNGTLISQINDMAASATGADDSMQKLNQVSNSIQKTLGLIHQLYLTVSTFNAAFQMPLLQRINGLVAELDNMVKLAEKCNIQVPMEVVNLIDDGKNPDEFTKDVINSCIAKNQITKGKTDALKSLRKHLLEELEQNFPDEVETFRESRTAAAAELKRQAQSALPNGDVRVKSEH, via the exons ATGGATTCATCACAAAGTGCGGCTCTTGGGGGAAATGGTGGGAGTGGTGGAAATGGGACGTTGATTTCTCAAATTAATGACATGGCAGCCTCTGCAACAGGAGCTGATGATTCTATGCAGAAGCTGAACCAGGTCAGCAACTCCATTCAGAAAACCTTGGGCCTTATCCATCAGCTTTACCTCACAGTTTCTACCTTCAATGCTGCCTTTCAAATGCCTCTCCTCCAACGCAT CAATGGCCTTGTTGCGGAGCTTGACAACATGGTTAAATTGGCAGAGAAGTGCAACATTCAGGTTCCTATGGAGGTTGTCAA TTTAATTGATGATGGAAAGAATCCAGACGAATTTACCAAAGATGTTATAAACAGCTGTATTGCAAAGAATCAGATCACCAAAGGAAAAACTGATGCTTTAAAG AGTTTGCGCAAACATCTTTTGGAGGAATTGGAGCAGAACTTCCCTGATGAGGTTGAAACTTTTAGAGAGAGTCGTACTGCTGCAGCTGCT GAGTTGAAACGTCAGGCACAAAGCGCACTGCCAAATGGAGATGTGAGAGTTAAATCAGAGCATTGA